The following is a genomic window from Phaseolus vulgaris cultivar G19833 chromosome 6, P. vulgaris v2.0, whole genome shotgun sequence.
aatattagtaatGAATCAGTGGCacagagagaaaaagagagagtCTCAATCCTTCAAGGGCAAGTCCTCGTCGtgtttctcttctctctcttctcttctcctCTGAGATCCCCCATGGCCGTCTTCTTCAGATTCTCccttctcctcctcctcccTCTCTTCCTCTCTCCGGCTTTCGCTTCCGACTCAGATCACAGGGTAAGCTTTTCCGATTCCATCGCTCGATCCATTTTCCCCTCATTTCCTATTAGATCTACCTTTCAATTTCGCTTTCGTTTTTTCAATTTCGTTTCAATTTTACCGATATTCTGTTAGATCTCAGCTGCTTCCTCACTCCTCTCCGTTATGCATCTCTAATAATAATTCACATTTTCGTTTTCGATGTTATTGGATTGCGATTTCAGCTCTTCGCTGTTCTCTTATTAACTCATGAATCATGATATGCGCTCTGTTTGGAATTCAAAGTATTTAGGATTCTTTTCGCTTCATTGGACTCCGCATTAAGTGAATGTCAGAAACCCGTGCTGTTGATGTTAGGGATGCTTTGGTTTAGTTTTCATACATAATCCGAACGTGCAAGCTTTATAATTGTTGCTTATTCTCTGTTGTCAATTAGTATTGCAAATGGTGATTTCTTTTTGTCTGTCTACACTTGAAAATTGCAACACCGGTGGTTTTGTAGTTTTCTCATGTGTTTGTTTGGTTTTACTCCGCGTCATCCAATGTCACGCTGAAATATCAACTAAGTTGACTTGTGGTATATGTTCGCGTGTTTGATTTTGCATTGGAGAATGATCCGGGTTCGGAATTGATTTTAAGTTGAAACAAATTTATGTAGCTTTTTCCTTCGGATCTTACTGGTGATTTtcttttagaataaaatatccAAACCCAAATCACTCCACTTCAAAATCAAATCGAAGTAAATTCTAATATGCAGAATCAATTTCATTTAGAATAATTTGCAAATGCTCACCCAAACACCAAGAGAGTATTTTGTTCTGTCTATTAGCAATTTCTTTTAGTATTTTACGGCTGAAATGATGGACATACCTATCCAATGGGAATGTCCGGTTGAAAACTGTTTAGTGCATTGGAGCTTCTGCCTCTCCGGACGTTAGGAGCTCGGGTATTGGAGTCTTCCCTATGGCAGAAGCTTGTCAATGGTGGATCGGATTTTGACCCGAAGTATTTTTGGTTTGTCATATTTGAGCTTTGTATTGAACTCATAATAGATCAATCAATGGTTACTACATAGATTTTCTTCTAAATGTCTTTAAGCATTTGAATCATTGTATCACTGAATCCGTCCTCATTTCCTTAAGCTAGGAGTAAAGATAAGATATggttctcttattttttttaaacttccaGCCATCAATGGCTATCTGTTTTAAACATATATGGCATTTTATTGCAGTATCAACCGGAGGAGAAAGTTATGCTTTGGGTGAACAAAGTTGGTCCTTACAACAATCCACAAGAAACGTACAATTATTACAGTCTACCCTTTTGCCGTCCACCTGGTCATCCTGCACACAAATGGGGTGGTCTTGGTGAGGTCCTGGGTGGCAATGAACTCATTGATAGCCAACTTGAGATAAAGTTCCTAGGTATGGAGGCTTCTTTCATCCTATTTATTTCGTAAGACCTATCAGTAGACAAACTGTCtctaacagttttttttttttcaaattacaaGGAAATGTGGAAAAGACCACCTTTTGTCGTCTGCAGCTTAACGAAGCAAACGTTAAACAGTTCAAGGATGCAATAGAGAATAATTACTGGTTTGAATTCTTCATGGGTATGTTGCCATGTTTCTTTCTTTCACATATTACTATATAATTGTTAGAATGAATGTACTTCTATATATAGTCAAGAAATTCTAAACACTAGCaacaatttttttgtatttgtccATTGCATAAGCTAAAGCGGCTGGGTTAAATAATATCTGGCACAATATACCCCTTCTCAACTTTTGTAACTGGTAAGGTACAGCCTTCAAACCAATTTCAGGGAAATTGCCACTTGAAGTTGCCAACAATAGATTTAGTTGTTAAAAGTTAAAACCATACAGTCAACATTGAGTTTGACAGTCTGAGAAGCCTAGCTCCATGGTGGCAGGGAAGGGAAGCTTTCAGCTGGTGGTTTAGATTAAGTTATTGCATGCATGCTTTAGTCTCAGCTGAAAATGATTTATCATGATTCCTTTAAAATTGAAGAATAGATTTAACTTACAACTTTCTCTGTAACTGTTGTGGTATTGTGATGTTATCAAAATCCTTTCTCTAATTCTAAAAGTAACGGGCATTTATATtaagtattttttcttttacattcaTGGAGAATTATTCATGAATCGTGACTAGTTACAACATTTCATTGTGTGggaatataaattataatgtatAAACAATGAagcatatattttatatattatacatcGTGACACATTGACTGAATTTGGAATGCTTGACCCTGGAAGAGCAGTGCCCTGCTCTATTTTGATCCTTCTATAACTACAACCACAGTCTTTTAGGCTGGGTGTTATGTGCATACTTATGGAAGCTGAAAGAAGGATAAAGTTAAGAATTCTTTTTCTGAAGTTGCTGTTTAAGCATTCTTGACTGGACTGATATTATAATCTCCTGAAGTAAAATCGGGTAAGGGAATCTTGGTGTGGTACAGCTCCTCCTATGATATTGTGGGGTCTAGGGATGGTTTTCCCCTGCTCTGTATAGGTTTATAGTAGGCAGCTTTAACTTGCACTTGCGAAAGGCTGATTCCCATGACTTGAACATGTATCAATGCCTCAACCATAGCAAGGAGGCCCTTCCTAAAAAACTGtgtttaaatttataaactaagtATTTTTCAATTGAGAATGTTAGGCAATTGATATTATATTGTCTTGATAGGTTTAATGGTGAGTGAGGATTTGTTCCATGGACTGCCCCATATTTGTTTTcgttttttattcataatttttaaaattttctgaATAACTTACTCTTGGCATTCTTTCTTTCCTTGGTTGTGCTATTTGTTGGTCGTGGATGTGCTAAACACAAGCTCAGATGATCTTCCATTGTGGGGTATGCCTACTTTCTCTCTATTTAATTTATCATTTCATTGGTTGATCATTGTATAAGATTCTTTTATTCATGTTTAAGGGTATGTTGGGGAGCTACATCCTGATAAGAACAGTGATAATGGCAAGCATGTACTTTATGCTCACAAGAACATCAATATTCAATACAATAAAGACCAGGTCAGAAGTTATTTATGTATCTTTGCTATCTTTTGCTGCTTTGGGATTTATGGAGTGCATACTTAGGTTCATTTACTGCAGATCATTCATGTTAATCTAACTCATGACAACCCAAGGCCTCTGGAAGTAGGAAAAACTTTGGACTTGACATATTCTGTGAAATGGACTCCTACGAATGTCACTTTTGCACGCCGATTTGATGTATACTTGGACTATCCATTCTTTGAGCATCAGGTGAAAATAATTGCTGCTAGCTTTGTATTTAGATTGCAGATGTATTATTGTTGATTGCCTGCTATGTGTTATGCGTATCTATCTTAGCCATGTCACTGAGAGAACTTTGATCCTTTTTCTTTCTGTAGATTCACTGGTTctctatttttaattcttttatgatGGTCATCTTCCTTACTGGATTGGTGTCAATGATATTAATGCGAACTTTGAGAAATGACTATGCAAAGTATGCTCGGGAAGATGATGATTTGGAAACTTTGGTAAGGCATTCTTGATGTTTGTCTTTTACTACTACtatttctgttattattttttaaaacatgcAGAACATAGATTTGGCTTTCCTGGAAAATTCATTTCGGTTCTGATTGTTAATTCTTGTTCAACTCCCAAATACTTCCAGGAAAGAGATGTTAGTGAAGAATCTGGGTGGAAACTCGTGCATGGTGATGTTTTTAGGCCTCCTCGCAGTTTGGTCATTCTTTCAGCTGTTGTTGGTACAGGCGCCCAGCTTGCATTGCTGGTTTTCCTCGTCATCTTGTTGGCTATTATTGGGATGTTGTATGTTGGGTAAGTCCATTAAACTGACTGTAGTATTGATCTGAACAATGATTTCGTTCACAATAGTGTGATTGGTTaaaaaatggaattaaatgCTATATCATATATGCATATATTATTTTCTGCTTATACATCTCTCCTGTATAACTGGACATTCCTTTAGTTTTCCCCCTGACTATAATTTTTGTCCACTTCATCTCCCTTCATTATTATGTAAGGTTCCTTCAATGTGCAGACGAGGAGCCATCGTCACTACCTTCATTGTATGCTATGCTCTCACATCTTTCATTTCTGGTTATGTGAGTGGGGGGATGTACTCACGAAATGGGGGTAAGGATTTGCAGTAAATTATGCTACATGTTCACTTCATGCTTTTGTTGCCTCTTTCTCTCTCCATGAACGATTATAACTGTGTCATTTTCAGGTAAAAGTTGGATTAAGTCCATGATCCTTACAGCATCACTGTTCCCATTCATGTGCTTTGGAATTGGTTTTATTTTAAACACAGTTGCTATATTCTATGGATCACTAGCTGCAATCCCCTTTGGTACTATGGTTGTTGTCTTTGTTATATGGGCCTTTATCTCTTTCCCTCTAGCACTTCTTGGTACAGTTGTTGGAAGAAACTGGAGTGGTGCTCCAAATAATCCATGTCGTGTGAAGACCATTCCTCGTCCCATTCCTGAGAAAAAGTGGTACCTCACACCATCTGTAGTTTCTCTGATGGGAGGACTGCTTCCCTTTGGCAGCATATTCATCGAGATGTATTTTGTATTCACTTCCTTCTGGAATTACAAGGTGAATTAAAATGCAATTACTTGTTTGGGCAGTGAGCATTTTATTTTCCCTTCCTTGGTTTGGCATAATGTTATTTCTTTAGAACAATATTTCTATATGTTGTCTTTCAAGTGGTAACACTTAATATTCCTGTGATAGTTGAGTAAATACAAGCTTTGTTTCTTACGCGTTTTTCCCCTTCCACTTTGACAAACAGGTGTACTATGTATATGGTTTCATGCTACTGGTTTTTCTGATTCTTATCATTGTTACTGTTTGTGTGACAATTGTGGGGACATACTTTTTGTTAAACGCTGAGAACTACCACTGGCAATGGACCTCTTTCTTTTCAGCTGCCTCAACAGCTGTTTACGTGTATTTGTACTCAGTATACTACTACTTTGTGAAGACGAAGATGTCAGGCTTCTTCCAAACCAGCTTTTATTTTGGATACACTTTGATGTTTTGTCTTGGACTGGGAATTCTCTGTGGTAAGTCTCCAGTTTAATTGTAATTTATGTTTGGATTGTGTGTTCACTCTTTGGAAACTAGATAGCTTGGTTATGTTCTGAATACCTCTTATTATATAGATATAAAAGCTAGTGTGTTCTTATCGCCTGAGCtggattaaatttttttctccaAATGTGCAGGAGCTGTAGGTTATCTTGGTTCGAATTTATTTGTGAGGAGGATCTACAGAAACATCAAGTGTGACTAAGGGTCCTAGAAGTCTGAGACCAGAGCACTTCCACATGTTTGTTGCTAGACACAATAAATTTCTTCGAGGAGGTCTCTGGTCATGTGTGGGGACCAAGCAGTGTTTACAGGTAGTAAGTATCACAGGGTTGAGGATGGGATGTATTCTTTCTCTATATTAGGGGATGTATTCTTTCTCTATGGTAGGGAAGCCCTGAGATTTTTTTCCCTGACTGTGATTGAAAGCCTTGATTAGTAGAATGCAGGGATTGGTCTTTATAATTTAGATAGTTAGCAAAATATCAGACTCGTTGCTACTTCTTTTCGTCCTTCTATAAATAGGTGCCATATTGACGGACTGATGTCGGATTCCCCTACACGGTTTAGCTATTGTACGTAGAGGGGATGAAGTCACGGAAATGAATTTTGTGCTTCTGAATTTTGTATCAAATATGAATATCCTTTCTAACTATTTCCTGCCTCCAcatttctccttctttggcttTTAAATCATTGACGTTTTCCCCCTCTCCAATCCAATGCTTGTTAGGCTGCATACATTTCTGCCTCTATCACCATGTTAACCATGAATAAATGAGATCAACATTCTGTTCAGCAGCTGCATACTCGCTTTGTTTTACTAATTTTCTGTTTCTTTTAGAACTTGTGGTTGTAAAATGCAGCACAGCAAGGGTAAAAATATTCAGTGCGACTGGAGTTTCAAAATTGAGTAtgaatgaaattgattttggattgaaattatgtgtctttagatatttaattttaaaaataagttagtagtaaaaaattaatatatatatatatatatatttatccaatggaaaagttatttaaagttgttttcaaCTCAATGTGGTTTCACCTAATTTAGCGTGAATTAGAA
Proteins encoded in this region:
- the LOC137832889 gene encoding transmembrane 9 superfamily member 1 → MAVFFRFSLLLLLPLFLSPAFASDSDHRYQPEEKVMLWVNKVGPYNNPQETYNYYSLPFCRPPGHPAHKWGGLGEVLGGNELIDSQLEIKFLGNVEKTTFCRLQLNEANVKQFKDAIENNYWFEFFMDDLPLWGYVGELHPDKNSDNGKHVLYAHKNINIQYNKDQIIHVNLTHDNPRPLEVGKTLDLTYSVKWTPTNVTFARRFDVYLDYPFFEHQIHWFSIFNSFMMVIFLTGLVSMILMRTLRNDYAKYAREDDDLETLERDVSEESGWKLVHGDVFRPPRSLVILSAVVGTGAQLALLVFLVILLAIIGMLYVGRGAIVTTFIVCYALTSFISGYVSGGMYSRNGGKSWIKSMILTASLFPFMCFGIGFILNTVAIFYGSLAAIPFGTMVVVFVIWAFISFPLALLGTVVGRNWSGAPNNPCRVKTIPRPIPEKKWYLTPSVVSLMGGLLPFGSIFIEMYFVFTSFWNYKVYYVYGFMLLVFLILIIVTVCVTIVGTYFLLNAENYHWQWTSFFSAASTAVYVYLYSVYYYFVKTKMSGFFQTSFYFGYTLMFCLGLGILCGAVGYLGSNLFVRRIYRNIKCD